The following proteins come from a genomic window of Pseudochaenichthys georgianus chromosome 17, fPseGeo1.2, whole genome shotgun sequence:
- the LOC117461898 gene encoding histone H1-like, translating to MAESAPAAAAPAKSPKKRATKPKKAGPSAADLVLKAVTASKERKGISYVALKKELAVKGIDNANQVKRAVKKLVENGALVQVKGSGASGSFKAAKPAEKPKKVAKKPAVKAKKPAAAKKPAAKKPAAKKAVTPKTAKKPATPAKKTPVKKITKSPKKVAAKKAAPKKAATPKKTLTPKKAVKKVVKPAAKAAKKAPARKAAKK from the coding sequence ATGGCAGAATCAGCTCCCGCCGCCGCCGCACCGGCCAAGTCCCCGAAGAAGAGAGCCACCAAGCCGAAGAAGGCGGGCCCCAGCGCCGCTGACCTCGTGCTGAAAGCCGTCACCGCCTCCAAGGAGCGTAAAGGGATTTCCTATGTCGCCCTGAAGAAAGAGCTGGCCGTTAAAGGCATCGACAACGCCAACCAGGTGAAACGCGCCGTGAAGAAGCTGGTGGAGAATGGAGCCCTAGTGCAGGTCAAGGGATCCGGAGCCAGCggctccttcaaagcagccaaGCCCGCCGAGAAGCCCAAGAAGGTAGCGAAGAAGCCCGCAGTCAAAGCCAAGAAGCCGGCAGCAGCGAAGAAACCCGCCGCCAAGAAGCCAGCAGCCAAGAAGGCAGTAACACCCAAGACGGCGAAGAAGCCTGCTACTCCTGCAAAGAAAACCCCCGTGAAGAAGATCACTAAGAGCCCGAAGAAGGTggcggccaagaaggcagcacccAAGAAGGCAGCGACCCCCAAGAAGACCTTAACCCCCAAGAAAGCTGTGAAGAAGGTGGTTAAACCAGCTgccaaagcagcgaagaaggcaCCAGCCAggaaagcagcgaagaagtaa
- the LOC117462660 gene encoding histone H4 has protein sequence MSGRGKGGKGLGKGGAKRHRKVLRDNIQGITKPAIRRLARRGGVKRISGLIYEETRGVLKVFLENVIRDAVTYTEHAKRKTVTAMDVVYALKRQGRTLYGFGG, from the coding sequence ATGAGTGGAAGAGGAAAAGGAGGAAAGGGACTCGGCAAAGGAGGCGCCAAGCGTCACCGCAAAGTTCTGCGTGATAACATCCAGGGCATCACCAAGCCCGCTATCCGCCGTCTGGCTCGCCGTGGCGGCGTGAAACGTATCTCCGGTCTGATCTACGAGGAGACCCGTGGGGTGCTTAAGGTGTTCCTTGAGAATGTGATCCGTGATGCGGTCACCTACACCGAGCACGCCAAGAGAAAGACCGTGACCGCCATGGATGTGGTGTATGCCCTGAAGAGGCAGGGCCGCACTCTGTACGGCTTCGGAGGTTAA
- the LOC117461931 gene encoding histone H2B 1.2-like, with protein MPAEAPPVKAAKKGSKKAVAKSVSKTGKKRRKSRKESYAIYVYKVMKQVHPDTGISSKAMGIMNCFVSDIFERIAGEASRLAHYNKRRTITSREIQTAVRLLLPGELAKHAVSEGTKAVTKYTSSK; from the coding sequence aTGCCTGCTGAAGCACCCCCCGTCAAGGCGGCCAAGAAGGGCTCAAAGAAAGCCGTCGCAAAGAGCGTTAGCAAGACTggaaagaagaggaggaagtcCAGGAAGGAGAGCTACGCCATCTACGTCTACAAGGTGATGAAGCAGGTCCACCCCGACACCGGCATCTCCTCCAAGGCCATGGGCATCATGAACTGCTTCGTGAGCGACATCTTTGAGCGCATCGCCGGTGAGGCCTCTCGTCTGGCTCACTACAACAAGCGCCGCACCATCACCTCCAGGGAGATCCAGACCGCTGTCCGCCTGCTGCTGCCCGGAGAGCTGGCTAAACACGCCGTGTCTGAGGGCACCAAGGCCGTGACCAAGTACACCAGCTCCAAGTAA
- the LOC139435582 gene encoding histone H3, which translates to MARTKQTARKSTGGKAPRKQLATKAARKSAPATGGVKKPHRYRPGTVALREIRRYQKSTELLIRKLPFQRLVREIAQDFKTDLRFQSSAVMALQESSEAYLVGLFEDTNLCAIHAKRVTIMPKDIQLARRIRGERA; encoded by the coding sequence ATGGCCAGAACCAAGCAGACAGCTCGTAAGTCCACCGGAGGAAAGGCTCCCAGGAAGCAGCTGGCTACCAAGGCTGCTCGTAAGAGCGCCCCGGCCACCGGCGGAGTGAAGAAACCTCATCGTTACAGGCCCGGTACCGTAGCTCTGAGGGAGATCCGCCGCTACCAGAAGTCCACCGAGCTGCTGATCCGCAAGCTGCCCTTCCAGCGCCTGGTGAGGGAGATCGCTCAGGACTTCAAGACCGACCTGCGCTTCCAGAGCTCCGCCGTCATGGCTCTGCAGGAGTCCAGCGAGGCCTACCTGGTCGGCCTGTTCGAGGACACCAACCTGTGCGCCATCCACGccaagagggtcaccatcatgccaaaggacatccagctggcccgccgtaTCCGCGgggagagggcttag
- the LOC117461914 gene encoding uncharacterized protein encodes MSGRGKGAGKVRAKAKTRSSRAGLQFPVGRVHRHLRKGNYAHRVGAGAPVYLAAVLEYLTAEILELAGNAARDNKKSRIIPRHLQLAVRNDEELNKLLGGVTIAQGGVLPNIQAVLLPKKTEKPAKKEQLVAIKSRCGEQTVTLLCKLEKAIMSGRGKTGGKARAKAKTRSSRAGLQFPVGRVHRHLRKGNYAHRVGAGAPVYLAAVLEYLTAEILELAGNAARDNKKTRIIPRHLQLAVRNDEELNKLLGGVTIAQGGVLPNIQAVLLPKKTEKAAKK; translated from the exons ATGTCTGGTCGCGGAAAAGGTGCAGGAAAGGTCAGGGCGAAGGCCAAGACTCGCTCATCCCGTGCCGGGCTCCAGTTCCCCGTCGGCCGTGTCCACAGGCATCTGAGGAAGGGTAACTACGCCCATCGCGTCGGTGCCGGAGCCCCGGTGTACCTGGCCGCTGTGCTGGAGTACCTGACCGCTGAGATCCTGGAGCTGGCTGGAAACGCCGCCCGGGACAACAAGAAGAGTCGTATCATCCCCCGCCATCTGCAGCTCGCCGTCCGCAACGACGAGGAGCTGAACAAGCTGCTGGGAGGAGTGACCATCGCTCAGGGAGGCGTGCTGCCCAACATCCAGGCTGTGCTGCTGCCCAAGAAGACCGAGAAGCCCGCCAAGAA agagcagctggTGGCTATAAAGAGCCGCTGTGGCGAGCAGACTGTCACACTTCTCTGTAAACTCGAGAAAGCAATCATGTCTGGAAGAGGGAAGACCGGAGGAAAGGCCCGAGCCAAGGCTAAGACTCGCTCATCCCGTGCCGGGCTCCAGTTCCCCGTCGGCCGTGTCCACAGGCATCTGAGGAAGGGTAACTACGCCCATCGTGTCGGTGCCGGAGCCCCGGTGTACCTGGCCGCTGTGCTGGAGTACCTGACCGCTGAGATCCTGGAGCTGGCTGGAAACGCCGCCAGGGACAACAAGAAGACCCGTATCATCCCCCGCCATCTGCAACTCGCCGTCCGCAACGACGAGGAGCTGAACAAGCTGCTGGGAGGAGTGACCATCGCTCAGGGAGGCGTGCTGCCCAACATCCAGGCTGTGCTGCTGCCCAAGAAGACCGAGAAGGCTGCCAAGAAGTGA
- the LOC117461907 gene encoding histone H3 — protein sequence MARTKQTARKSTGGKAPRKQLATKAARKSAPATGGVKKPHRYRPGTVALREIRRYQKSTELLIRKLPFQRLVREIAQDFKTDLRFQSSAVMALQESSEAYLVGLFEDTNLCAIHAKRVTIMPKDIQLARRIRGERA from the coding sequence ATGGCCAGAACCAAGCAGACAGCTCGTAAGTCCACCGGAGGAAAGGCTCCCAGGAAGCAGCTGGCTACCAAGGCTGCTCGTAAGAGCGCCCCGGCCACCGGCGGAGTGAAGAAACCTCACCGTTACAGGCCCGGTACCGTGGCTCTGAGGGAGATCCGCCGCTACCAGAAGTCCACCGAGCTGCTGATCCGCAAGCTGCCCTTCCAGCGCCTGGTGAGGGAGATCGCTCAGGACTTCAAGACCGACCTGCGCTTCCAGAGCTCCGCCGTCATGGCTCTGCAGGAGTCCAGCGAGGCCTACCTGGTCGGCCTGTTCGAGGACACCAACCTGTGCGCCATCCACGccaagagggtcaccatcatgccaaaggacatccagctggcccgccggaTCCGCGgggagagggcttag
- the LOC117462659 gene encoding histone H4, with product MSGRGKGGKGLGKGGAKRHRKVLRDNIQGITKPAIRRLARRGGVKRISGLIYEETRGVLKVFLENVIRDAVTYTEHAKRKTVTAMDVVYALKRQGRTLYGFGG from the coding sequence ATGAGTGGAAGAGGAAAAGGAGGAAAGGGACTCGGCAAAGGAGGCGCCAAGCGTCACCGAAAAGTTCTCCGTGATAACATCCAGGGCATCACCAAGCCCGCTATCCGCCGTCTGGCTCGCCGTGGCGGCGTGAAGCGTATCTCCGGTCTGATCTACGAGGAGACCCGTGGGGTGCTGAAGGTGTTCCTGGAGAATGTGATCCGTGATGCCGTCACATACACCGAGCACGCCAAGAGAAAGACCGTGACCGCCATGGATGTGGTGTATGCCCTGAAGAGGCAGGGCCGCACTCTGTACGGCTTCGGAGGTTAA
- the LOC117461924 gene encoding histone H2B 1.2-like, with protein sequence MPAEAPPVKAAKKGSKKAVAKSVSKTGKKRRKSRKESYAIYVYKVMKQVHPDTGISSKAMGIMNCFVSDIFERIAGEASRLAHYNKRRTITSREIQTAVRLLLPGELAKHAVSEGTKAVTKYTSSK encoded by the coding sequence ATGCCTGCTGAAGCACCCCCCGTCAAGGCGGCCAAGAAGGGCTCAAAGAAAGCCGTCGCTAAGAGCGTCAGCAAGACTGGAAAGAAGAGGAGAAAGTCCAGGAAGGAGAGCTATGCCATCTACGTCTACAAGGTGATGAAGCAGGTCCACCCCGACACCGGCATCTCCTCCAAGGCCATGGGCATCATGAACTGCTTCGTGAGCGACATCTTTGAGCGCATCGCCGGTGAGGCCTCTCGTCTGGCTCACTACAACAAGCGCCGCACCATCACCTCCAGGGAGATCCAGACCGCTGTCCGCCTGCTGCTGCCCGGAGAGCTGGCTAAACACGCCGTGTCTGAGGGCACCAAGGCCGTGACCAAGTACACCAGCTCCAAGTAA